In Diceros bicornis minor isolate mBicDic1 chromosome 23, mDicBic1.mat.cur, whole genome shotgun sequence, a single genomic region encodes these proteins:
- the FAM162B gene encoding protein FAM162B has translation MLGAVGSLLRLRPGRILSCVPGAPGEAARWPFAPLRPRGLPRYSSDGAPSGSGPQGPAGKVHRVPAEHKPSPFDKKILLWTGRFKTMEEIPPRVPPEMIDAARNRARVKACYIMIGFTIIACFAVIASAKRAVERHESLTSWNLAKKAKWREEAALAAQAKAK, from the exons ATGCTCGGGGCCGTCGGGAGCCTTCTGCGCCTCCGCCCGGGGCGCATCCTTAGCTGCGTCCCGGGGGCGCCTGGAGAAGCGGCGCGGTGGCCGTTCGCGCCTCTTCGGCCTCGGGGTCTTCCCCGCTACTCCAGCGACGGGGCCCCCAGCGGCTCTGGGCCCCAAGGACCCG CAGGGAAAGTTCACAGGGTCCCCGCCGAGCACAAGCCTTCGCCATTCGACAAGAAAATCCTGCTGTGGACCGGACGTTTCAAAACGATGGAGGAGATCCCCCCTCGGGTGCC GCCAGAAATGATAGACGCTGCAAGAAACAGAGCTCGGGTGAAAGCATGTTACATAATGATCGGATTCACAATTATCGCCTGCTTTGCGGTGATCGCGTCAGCCAAAAGG gCTGTGGAACGACATGAATCCTTAACAAGTTGGAACCTGGCAAAGAAGGCTAAGTGGCGTGAAGAGGCTGCGTTGGCTGCACAGGCTAAGGCTAAATGA